A genomic region of Glycine max cultivar Williams 82 chromosome 15, Glycine_max_v4.0, whole genome shotgun sequence contains the following coding sequences:
- the LOC100786395 gene encoding pentatricopeptide repeat-containing protein At5g40410, mitochondrial yields MFRLFHAKFIGPKLHPQKTITFQLLFPPFKCCSLLFETSLQFYFISSYRRDPLLSTLLLALKSSSSVSCCRVIHARVIKSLDYRDGFIGDQLVSCYLNMGSTPDAQKLFDEMPHKDSISWNSLVSGFSRIGDLGNCLRVFYTMRYEMAFEWNELTLLSVISACAFAKARDEGWCLHCCAVKLGMELEVKVVNAFINMYGKFGCVDSAFKLFWALPEQNMVSWNSMLAVWTQNGIPNEAVNYFNMMRVNGLFPDEATILSLLQACEKLPLGRLVEAIHGVIFTCGLNENITIATTLLNLYSKLGRLNVSHKVFAEISKPDKVALTAMLAGYAMHGHGKEAIEFFKWTVREGMKPDHVTFTHLLSACSHSGLVMDGKYYFQIMSDFYRVQPQLDHYSCMVDLLGRCGMLNDAYRLIKSMPLEPNSGVWGALLGACRVYRNINLGKEAAENLIALNPSDPRNYIMLSNIYSAAGLWSDASKVRALMKTKVFIRNAGCSFIEHGNKIHRFVVDDYSHPDSDKIHRKLEEIMRKIKEVGFVSETESILHDVDEEVKTDMINKHSEKIALAFGLLVSNADMPLVIIKNLRICLDCHNTAKFVSLIEKRTIIIRDSKRFHHFSDGLCSCADYW; encoded by the coding sequence ATGTTTAGGTTGTTCCATGCAAAATTCATAGGTCCTAAGTTACATCCACAAAAAACTATAACGTTCCAACTCTTGTTCCCTCCCTTTAAATGTTGTTCCCTTCTCTTTGAAACCTCTCTTcagttttatttcatttcatcatATCGTCGCGACCCTCTTCTTTCCACTCTACTCCTTGCTCTCAAATCTTCATCTTCTGTCTCCTGCTGCAGGGTCATTCATGCCCGAGTGATCAAATCACTGGATTACAGAGATGGGTTTATTGGTGATCAATTGGTTTCGTGTTACCTTAACATGGGGTCCACCCCAGATGCACAGAAGCTGTTTGATGAAATGCCCCACAAGGATTCTATCTCTTGGAACTCATTGGTTTCTGGGTTTTCAAGAATAGGAGACCTTGGTAATTGTTTGAGGGTGTTTTATACAATGAGGTATGAAATGGCATTTGAATGGAATGAGCTTACACTCTTATCTGTTATCTCGGCTTGTGCCTTTGCGAAAGCCCGGGATGAGGGCTGGTGTCTTCATTGTTGTGCAGTGAAATTGGGTATGGAGTTGGAGGTTAAGGTTGTTAATGCTTTTATTAACATGTATGGGAAGTTTGGCTGTGTTGACTCTGCTTTCAAGCTGTTCTGGGCACTGCCAGAGCAGAATATGGTGTCGTGGAATTCAATGTTGGCTGTTTGGACACAAAATGGAATCCCTAATGAAGccgttaattattttaatatgatgAGAGTCAATGGACTTTTTCCCGATGAAGCCACCATTCTGAGCTTGCTTCAAGCCTGTGAAAAATTGCCTTTAGGAAGATTGGTAGAGGCCATACATGGAGTGATCTTCACCTGTGGTCTTAATGAAAATATAACGATTGCAACCACCCTTTTGAACTTGTATTCAAAGTTAGGGAGATTGAATGTGTCTCATAAGGTCTTTGCAGAGATAAGCAAGCCTGATAAAGTGGCATTGACTGCCATGCTTGCAGGGTATGCCATGCATGGGCATGGGAAAGAAGCAATAGAGTTCTTTAAATGGACTGTAAGGGAAGGTATGAAGCCTGATCATGTTACATTTACTCATTTGTTAAGTGCTTGTAGCCATTCAGGGCTTGTCATGGATGGAAAGTACTACTTTCAAATCATGTCTGATTTTTACAGAGTTCAACCCCAATTGGATCACTATTCATGTATGGTTGATCTTCTTGGCCGCTGTGGTATGCTCAATGATGCTTATCGTCTGATAAAGAGCATGCCATTAGAGCCAAATTCTGGAGTTTGGGGTGCCCTTCTTGGTGCTTGTAGGGTTTATCGTAACATCAATCTTGGGAAGGAAGCTGCAGAGAATTTGATTGCACTAAATCCTTCAGACCCTAGAAATTATATCATGCTTTCCAACATATATTCTGCTGCAGGTCTGTGGAGtgatgcatcaaaagtgagagcTTTAATGAAGACTAAAGTTTTTATTAGAAACGCTGGATGCAGTTTTATTGAGCATGGGAATAAAATCCATCGTTTTGTGGTAGATGATTATTCTCACCCTGATTCAGACAAAATACACAGGAAGCTGGAAGAGATTATGAGAAAAATTAAAGAGGTTGGTTTCGTGTCTGAAACTGAATCCATTCTCCATGATGTTGATGAAGAGGTGAAAACAGATATGATTAACAAGCACAGTGAGAAGATAGCACTTGCATTTGGACTTTTGGTTAGTAATGCTGATATGCCattagttataataaaaaatctcaGAATATGCCTGGATTGCCACAACACCGCAAAATTTGTCTCACTGATAGAGAAGCGTACAATCATTATCCGAGATTCAAAGCGATTTCACCACTTTTCAGATGGATTATGCTCTTGTGCTGATTATTGGTAG
- the LOC102670539 gene encoding cation/H(+) antiporter 20-like translates to MELEFVALELADPMKKVHMGKNKSLNRRAHCCWNQWQAYVFSSSSILELDLVTIRRSGKRALSPAVGKMSLPYIFGIGLALILRKTVAGINEFGFSRFLIFMGVTISIIPFPVLACILTELKLLTPRVGDTAMAVAAFNDVDAWILLALAIALAAVDVNSHIHKSPFVSLRVLLSSMAFVAFMMIIIWLGDLTKPLRENLKAKMDGSGNQ, encoded by the exons ATGGAATTGGAGTTCGTAGCTTTGGAGTTGGCTG ATCCCATGAAGAAGGTTCATATGGGTAAGAACAAGTCACTT aaccgCAGAGCACATTGTTGCTGGAATCAATGGCAAGCATatgtcttctcttcttcttctattctCGAGCTCGACTTGGTCACGATTCGCCGGAGCGGAAAAAGAGCTTTGAGCCCTGCTGTCGGCAAAATGTCCCTCCCTTACATCTTCGGCATCGGCCTTGCCCTAATCCTTCGCAAGACCGTTGCCGGAATCAACGAATTTGGTTTCTCGCGGTTCCTCATCTTCATGGGAGTCACGATTTCCATCATACCCTTCCCCGTCCTAGCATGCATCCTAACCGAGCTCAAGCTCCTCACTCCTCGCGTCGGCGACACTGCCATGGCCGTCGCAGCGTTCAACGATGTTGATGCATGGATCCTCCTTGCCCTTGCCATTGCACTCGCCGCCGTCGACGTCAACAGCCACATTCACAAGAGCCCCTTCGTCTCGCTACGAGTGCTCCTCTCCAGCATGGCCTTTGTCGCCTTCATGATGATAATAATTTGGCTAGGAGACTTGACCAAACCG CTTCGGGAAAATTTGAAAGCGAAGATGGATGGAAGTGGGAATCAGTAG